CGGGCTCATTTCCTGGGGGAAGACCAGAAAAGGCACGCCGAGTTTGTGCGCAAGGTATTTCTCCTTGGTTCCCCCTACCATCAGGTGGGGCCGGCGTTCGCTTATAAACTCTTCCAGGTCTTTTTCGGGTGCATCATCTATTAACACCGCACCATCCTTAATTTTCGCTTCGGCATCTTGATAGTCTTCCCGGCATCCGAACTGTGAGCCAATCATTACTACATCCATCCCTAACTCCGCAAACGCTCTGGCCATCGAGCCCATCCGGGAGGCGCCGAAAAACAAGGCCACCCGTTTGCCCGCTAACTTTGGTAAAAAAGGGGTTACAGCCTTTCTGGCATTCCGGATCCCCTCTTCAATTACCTCTTTTCCTCCGGTCGTGCCGAAGAAGCGTGCTATGGAGCGCACGGCAGAAGCGGTTTCCTCCAGTCCGAAAAAAGATACCTTGAGATAAGGAATTCCAAATCGATCTTGCATTCCTTCGGCCAGAAGATGTCCTGTACGTTGACAGTGGACGATGTTCAGTCTGGCTCTGTGTGCTCCGGCCATGGCGCTTACAGAAGCTCTCCCGGAGAAAGCACAAATTAACTTTAACCCAAGTTGCTTCAGCAGCGCATCGATTTCGTCTAAATCGCCCTGCACATCGAACTCACCCAGAACGTTCACGCCGTTATCAACGGGTTCTCGCGCTTCCCCGGTCCCGATAAAGTAATCCAGCAGAACGCGGGCAGCGATGTCGTGCCCCGCCGCCTGGCTCCGGCCGCAAAAACCGGGAGCGTTTACAGGCACGACAGGCCGGTTAACTTTCCGCGCTGCCCGGTTGCAAACAGCCAACAGGTCCTCCCCGATAAGCCCCGTTCCACACGTAGCATAGACTAAAACAGCACAGGCATGTGGGTCAAGGGCGCAAGCTTCCAGAACGGCCTGGTAAAGCTTCGCTCCTGCCCCGAAAATAATGTCGCGCTCAACCAGCTGGGTGGAGAAGATCCGGTAACTTTTACGCCGCACTGTACTTCCATAATAGGCGCATCCCGCGGGACCATGAACCAGATGAATTACATCCGGAATCGCAGCCAACATCCACCGGGCTCCGTAGAAAGCACAGGACCTTTCTGAGATTACCCCCGGCAGGGTGGGTCTGCCGCATTCCGGGAGAACCGGGACATTCCCTCTTTTCACTACTACCTGCCCCCGCCGTGAGGGTAAAATTTCTATCAAAACGGACATAGAGGTTCACCTCGTTTTTCTTACAAGTTAAAGTTGCTGCGTCCGGTCATCAGGATAGCGGTAGTCCAGGATTTCATTCGCAATTTCGTAAAGCAGAAGCTCCGCGCCGCGGTAACCAACCACCGGTCTTTTCTGGTAACCGAAGCGGTCGTAGATCGGAAAGCCGACCCGCACCAGAGGAACCTCCAGTTCCCTCGCAATATCTACTCCTTTCGAGTGACCGATAATCAGATCCAAGCGCGGGAGTGTCTTCAAATATTCCTCAAACTCAAACAGGTCGCCGCCGTTGAATACCTTGGGTGTAGCGAGAAACAGGTCCTGGTACTCCGCAAAAATGGAATCGATCTCCCTTGCGAAGTTCTTGCTGGGCGTTCCTGCCGCTACCGCCACCGGTGTCATCCCCAGCTCGCAGACGAAGCGGGTCACCCCTGCTATGGCATCCGGGTCGCCGAAGATGGCTACCCGTTTCATCATAGTATGGTGGAAGGTATCGGCCATAGCATCCACCAGGCGGCCGCGCTCCGTCCTTAATGACGCCGGAATCTTTCGCCCCGTAATCCGGCTCAGGTTTTGCAGAAAGGTATCGGTATTAGCTATACCGATCGGCACCGGTCCCACTACCGCGGGTACCCCGAATTTCCGTTCAAGGTAATGGGCCCCGCTGCCACCGGCATCTGGCTGTAACGCAAATGTAGCCCGGGCATTGGCCATCTGCTTAATTTCGGTAACATGTGTACCCCCAGGCGGGTAATAGGGTATCTCCTGAGGGGGCTCCAGCGGCGCATCCAGGGTTTCGGAAATATCAAACAGCACAGTAGCTTCCACACCCATCTCCCTGAGCAGGTGCTTGATCTCCCGAATGTCACCCGGATACAGCATGCCCGGAATGATGTTTACCCGGTCGGCCGGCGCGTCCCCGGTGGTCGCCAGCGCTTCCACAAACGCCCTGGCCGCCCGGTCATAGCCGTCCACATGAGAACCGGCAAAGCTCGGGGTGTTGATGAGCACAATGGTGGTCTCGTCGGTTTTTGCCTCCCCAATTTCCTTAATTAATCCGGCACGTGCCTCTTTTAGAAAGCCCACCATATCGTCACCCATGATCTCGCTGGAACAGGTGGTCACCACCCCGATGACTTCAGGCCAGTAACGCA
The sequence above is drawn from the Bacillota bacterium genome and encodes:
- a CDS encoding nitrogenase component 1; the encoded protein is MSVLIEILPSRRGQVVVKRGNVPVLPECGRPTLPGVISERSCAFYGARWMLAAIPDVIHLVHGPAGCAYYGSTVRRKSYRIFSTQLVERDIIFGAGAKLYQAVLEACALDPHACAVLVYATCGTGLIGEDLLAVCNRAARKVNRPVVPVNAPGFCGRSQAAGHDIAARVLLDYFIGTGEAREPVDNGVNVLGEFDVQGDLDEIDALLKQLGLKLICAFSGRASVSAMAGAHRARLNIVHCQRTGHLLAEGMQDRFGIPYLKVSFFGLEETASAVRSIARFFGTTGGKEVIEEGIRNARKAVTPFLPKLAGKRVALFFGASRMGSMARAFAELGMDVVMIGSQFGCREDYQDAEAKIKDGAVLIDDAPEKDLEEFISERRPHLMVGGTKEKYLAHKLGVPFLVFPQEMSPFAGFRGFINLAREAAGLVSAPVWRMAWPKCYLALQAKES
- a CDS encoding nitrogenase component 1, which gives rise to MRLKEIPIDGIPYDRLKITKIPAAPEYVPRDPELVPAANRVVVVNPNRICMPIGAMWAVLGVHRAIPFVQGAQGCTTYARYTFCRIFKEPATIATASFHEDAAVFGGRKNLAEGIRNLVVRYWPEVIGVVTTCSSEIMGDDMVGFLKEARAGLIKEIGEAKTDETTIVLINTPSFAGSHVDGYDRAARAFVEALATTGDAPADRVNIIPGMLYPGDIREIKHLLREMGVEATVLFDISETLDAPLEPPQEIPYYPPGGTHVTEIKQMANARATFALQPDAGGSGAHYLERKFGVPAVVGPVPIGIANTDTFLQNLSRITGRKIPASLRTERGRLVDAMADTFHHTMMKRVAIFGDPDAIAGVTRFVCELGMTPVAVAAGTPSKNFAREIDSIFAEYQDLFLATPKVFNGGDLFEFEEYLKTLPRLDLIIGHSKGVDIARELEVPLVRVGFPIYDRFGYQKRPVVGYRGAELLLYEIANEILDYRYPDDRTQQL